The Quercus lobata isolate SW786 chromosome 4, ValleyOak3.0 Primary Assembly, whole genome shotgun sequence genome segment TGACACGAGCAGTTACTTATTTAGACGACAGCGTTTCATCAAGCAAAGAATTGAGACTAAAGCCAAGCGAAGCCGTTTCTGAAGCCAGTTAGATATTTTGGAATCAAAGATTAGTTAGATATTTTGTAATCAAAGATTAGTTAGCGCGTTGGTAATCAGTTAGTTAGCTCCGCATAATTTGGAGTCTGTTATAGTCCCTACAGAGAGGTCTATGCATGTTAGGCTGGATCTATATAAGCTTTGTATATTGCTAATTATCTTTTTATGCAAGAAGTtcttcaattctctctctctctctctctctgcttaaGCCTTTTCTCACTACTCTTGCATCATAATTGTTCATAGATTTCTCAGTTTTCTTCACTAATCGTGAAGGGTCTAGTTGAGCACGAGTTTATCATAGGAGAATTCCTTAATTCTTGCTTTTATCTAGGTGCTCCAAATATAGTTCTCTCTATATTCCGATGAATTGAAAAGCCGAGCTTGTTCTTGCATAATTTGATGATCAGGTGTCTATGCAATAATTGTCTATATAAAGAAGTCTTATTTCTCAATTTGAGTTGTTGGTTTTCAGGTTCCCTTCTGATGATTACACTTTTCCGTTTGTCATCAAGGCGTGTTCAGCTTTGAATAAATTATGGACAGGAAAGGAGGTTCATTGTGTTGTTTTGAGAACTGCGTTTGAGCAAAATTTAGTTCTACAGACTGCTTTGATTGATTTGTATGCGAAGTCTGGGGATTTAGTCTGAAAGTAGTGAACTACTTTGATTTAGTCAATTTTGTCAATCTAGGTCTCTCTCTCAATCCcctaatttttagtttttttttttttttttaataaaagttgttttttttttttaatttcaatttttttttaataaaaagagtcAAAACGGCATCGTTTTGATTCACTTAACGGCACCACTTAACTGACTTTTAACGTAAcactaaattgacaaaaattgaaacttagaagattaaaataacaaaaacggAAGTTAGAGGACTCAAATGACAAATGATCAAAGTTAGAGGgtcaattttggatttttgccaaaaaacaaatatgaaaCCAACATTGCATAATAAAACTAATCACATTCTGTTGGAATAATATAATAGTAACAGttagaatagaatagaattcaTTCTAAGttaaaggaaaggaagaagaaatgaCTTGAATCAAGTTGTGGGGAGTGGGGCATATAAACCAAAgccttatattaaaaaatatggaTAGAACTCAGTATTCAAATTTTGTATCTcaatgtccaaaaaaaaaaagagagagagagagagagagtaacaagCTTCCTACTCTAAAATAAGTATACAAAAAAGTCGCCATACAATGAGTCAATGTACAGCTACACTCCATCAAACAGCAGAAACCATATTTCATATCATTATAACTCTGGGAAGTACCCGCTCCATCAAATTAAGACGATGCTGATCTGAgatctcaatttttttgaatctaACTGCTGAACCGAGTTGTATGATATTATCTACacaaacaaaattgaaaagCTTTACAGCAGCTTCCACTGCTTCTTTGGAAGCCCATGATGAGCCAAAAAGTGTTACTTGATTCCCAATTTCAATTTCAGAGGGGTCCTCCTCCATAATGTCATCATCATACACCTCCTGCACCTcttcttctttaaatttgtCTTCAAGATCAGAAGAAGTAGCAGCACAGGAGGATAAGAAAACCACTTCAAATTCGGGCATGTCGTGTAAAACAACATTGACGAAAGAGTGATATAAGAGGCTGCCAACACTTGACCTCTCTTCAGGATTCCTAACAAAGCATTTAAGCAAGAAGTCTTTGGCCAGATGTGAGATCCTATCTGGGATACTGGGTATTACCGAGGCAATTTGCTTCCAAAGGTATTCAATACCCTCATCCAAATTCAGTTTCCAAATTGGCCTCCTTGTTAGCATATTGAGAACCACACAATCGAGTGCCCAAACATCAGATGGTTGAAGCTGAATCTCATCAACAATGCTCTCAGGAGCAATATACATGGCAGTCCCTCTAACACCTATCTCCAAGTCTCTTAAAGTACTTTTTGCCAAACCAAAATCAGCTATTTTTGCAACCAATAAACCTGTCTCATCAGGTGCAAGCAGAATATTTTGAGGCTTTATATCACAATAAACAATGCCTTTCTTGTGAACAAAGTCCAGCCACTCAAGTAACATCCTCCTCAGGCAGGCCACATTCTAATTCTTGATTAGATCAGCAAGAGTTCCTTGAGAAGCATACTCCATAAAGTAATTGGCTAAGCAAGGGGCCTCTTCATCCTCAGCATCAACGGTAAAATCTTTTCCAAAGCAAGTAACAATGTAAGGGTAGCCTTGAAGAGCATCCTCCTTAGTAGACTTCACGGCCACAACCTGGGTAGCATTAGCAGAGATACTTGGTCCAGGATCAGTGAGAACAGCCAAATATATAGACCCAAAACCCCCTTTTCCAAGCAGTGGGCCTCATTGCCATGACCCTCCCATTAGACTTTTCTGTGGTTTAAACTTGCCTTCTCCATATTCAGATTCCAGTTCTCGCTTTCTCTTCATCGTACAAAAGTAAAGGAAGCGACTTTACAGTGAAAGAGAGAATCTCTGAGGGTAAAATCAAAAACCCTTTAGCCAGAAGAAAGAGAATCAGTAGATATTCAAAAGGTGAAAGCGTTTGAGCGTTTagagtgtgagagagaaaaaaaaatggttcggtCTCCTCAATGCTCAGGAAGAAAACAATTTGGTCAGTGACTTTGTTGCTTCTAATGGTTGCTGGAATTGGGATAACCTCTCCTTCTCTCCTCCCCAATCTTTCCTGGATGTTATTCAAGCCATTCCCACTAATCCCACCTCTCCAAGTAGTGACACTATTGCATGGTCTCCTTCAAGTGATGGAAATTTCACATTGGGTTCGGCCTACCTGCTAGCTAAAGGTTTAAATGTTTTGAACCCTACTACTAATAATCTTAACTGGATTTGGAAAATGAACACCCCTCAAAAAATTATCCTTTTTGTTTGGCTCTGTTCTCACAATAGTATACCAgttagaaaagttttgggtTCAAGGGGTTTAACCATAGATTAAGCTTGCCCCCTCTGTCACAGCCATGAGGAAACAATTAATCATCTCCTTAGAGAATGTCACTTCTCGGTAAGTTTCTGGAACCAGCTTGGTCTTCCTTCAAATGTCATCCAATCCTTTGGACTTCCCCTCCTTAATTGGCTACACTTCAATGGTACTTCCAAGCTCACCTCTCGATGCCATCGTGTACCATGGGGAATCATTTTTTTGCTTCGGGCTTTGGTTACTTTGGCTAAACAGAAACTCAATTGTTCATCAAAGGAACCAAACAACCCCTCCTAGCATTAAAGAGTGTATTGCAAGAGCTACATAATTTTTCTACCTCACTCAAGGGGCCAACCAGCCAATCCCTCGAAGAAGTTTGCATATCTCTTGGATCAAGCCGAACCCCAGATGGCATAAACTCAACACCGATGCCTCTGTTTTGGCAGCCTCGGATCATGCTTGTGGTGGAGGTCTTATTAGAGATTCAAGTGGTGACTGGGTGAAAGGTTTCTCTAGGAAATTGGCAAGTCTAGCTGCCTTTTAGCTGAGCTTTGGGCATTAAGAGATGGGCTAATTATGGCTAGAGATCTTCATATTGAAAAACTCATTATTAATGTGGATGCACTTGAAGTTATTAACCTCCTCTCTCACACAAAAGCCACTAATCGGCTAACCCAACCCATTGTGGATTATTGCAAGAACACTCTCCAAGCTTTCCAGGAGGTCCAGCTGCAACACTGCTTCAGGGAGACTAACCATGCTACTGACTTCCTTGCTAAACTAGGACATAGCTAGCTTGATCCTTTTGTTTACTATGTTTCCCCTCCTTTTGGTGTTATGGAGGTCTTAACTAATGATGCTACTGGTGTTTTGTATACTCGAACCACTCAGGGTGTAACTGTTTCCATTTAATCTAATCTAATTATCTcctctttaccaaaaaaaaaatggttctgataaattgattaatggaaatttatgcaaaaaaacaaATCGGACCATTGGCTTGGCTGCATTAGAGCAgcttatctaaatttttgtactgtttggacaATAAATAGttatatttaacttttacttatttactttttcaaatacactttttaacaaattttttatcattttcttcatCTCATTTAagtattatttcttcattcattttttttaatcattatttattcttcCTATGTTCATTCCCaataactatatttttaaaatttttaacaactatattttaaaaatagaaaaccttcttcaaacttttcaataatcaaatttctcaaatgGTAATATTTCTTaagggatttttatttttatgagtaatactacagtcacaaactattttacaacatttttataaactgttgatgtggccaactttttattagttttcatctaagCCTACCATTAACAccacatttttatttaccaataactaCTCACCACATCAGCAAGTTGTAAATTtctttgtaaaaatatttgtatcTCTTGCATTATTCCCAAATGTTCATGCCAATTCTTTGCTATTATTCATTGAGAGATGTTacgtctataacatttttacaacatttttacaacaaatcacaggtggttagttgttattggttcaaatttgaaactaacactaagattacttttttgccctaacaataacaaccaataataacctgccacttaggatttgttgtaaaaatgttgtagacatatcatttctcttattcattaacttataattaattacttttaaaaaaaacttatcatacttttcattaaaaaaaagtccaCCACACGGAATAGACcaattccttttattttttattattgattaaattataattaatttccttaaaaaaaaaaaaaaaaaaacttaacataattattatcattaaaaacaaTTCCACCACAAcacacattttctatttttttctccaccccttccttttttgttccagagaggaaaaaaaaaagatcagaGAAATCGTCCCACAGGAAtctctgagagagagaggtcgCCACTACGAAGGCTGGTGGAGATCATCCACTCACCGCCGCCGGTCCTCCTCCTCACCACCAAGTGCATGCAAACCTGGTTGGGTCAGATCGacttttgtctctctcttttttttcttccttcttttcttgttcTGATTCACTTTGTTATTATAATGGAGCTTAGATAGGCTTTCTTGTTCTTGatctattgtttttgttttgattttagctttgttgttctaattaaatttgtcTTTTTCCCTATTCTTGATATGTTATTTCTACTCTTTGCCCACCTGAACTTTAATTCGTTACCCGCCTCTCTGtttgccgttagaaaaacatatttttaggggaaaacaaacatgaaaaagatcaaaaagttagggttttttattgctttaagAACTTCTATAAGAACAAAGTAGAGGAATAGCCCACAAATCAACAATATTGCTATTCTCTTGTCGAATGGGTTATTCAAACATGTATTGGTTTGGATCTGTACTCTTAGTTGTTTCTTTGCCTAAAAAGCAACCTCCTTTTTATCAAAACAGCACCCATATACTCAAAAGCCACAAGTTAATAACCAACACGTGCACAGAGCTCCCAAAGTATTGAAGTGTTCAAGAGCAGATTCAGCTTAGTCTTTATCACAAGCACTATTTTCGGTGAGATCTTAACAATAAGAACACACCAAAATCACAGCAACCCAGGAGTAAATCCCAGAAAAGAATAACCTCAAAACCCGAAAGAAAAAAATACccagaaaaattttcaaagaaattggGTAAATTCGCTTGTGGGTTGAGCATCATGCGCACACCACCGCCTCTGTGCAGCGCCACTCCAAGAGCCATCAATTCAGGTGAGGAAGAATGTAGCGGAGTAGTTGGAGGAGAGGCAAAGCAATTGGGCGTACTCAAATTCGATTTTGGTTTTGGATATGCTTTGGAACTTTGCATTTATTAGGGTCAGGTTGATGGTGTTGGGGTTGAGCATAGAGGAGAGGCCGATTGCACCATTGAGGGTGTGGGTTGTTGGATAATTGGTGCAATGTTTGTTTCATATGGGGTGTGTGATTGTTGAGTATAAGAAATGACATGGGGTGCGTTTGATGGGATTGGAAGGAAGTGGGGTTTAGGAAAGTGGTGcggatttgaatttgaattcaagTTCAACTTCTGGGTCTAGGAGTGATGGTGAAGATTATGGGATTGAGAAACCAGGTTGGGGAAGAAACCAAGGAAGGCCAGTTTTGACAACGTTGTTCTTGtccttgttgtttttgtttttgttgttatttgctTCGATATATCTTTTGTTTAATACGGGGCTTGgttaaaaattcattttgcattgagaaaatttgttctcatagaagttcttaagcattaaaaaaatcctaacattttgatctttgttatgtttgtttttccttaaaaatatgtttttctaacggcaaagggagaggtgggtaacagattgaagttcaggtgggcaaagtgtaaagttttaaaccacgagtaggcaaagtgaaaatagacctaaccacaggtgggtttactgtaattatcccttaaatttattttgattttagattgtgtttgtgttttgattgtGTTACTGTTTAAtacatttgagagagagagatgaacaaagaagagaggaggaaagagaaagaattttttttattcagcaaggtatttttttaagataaaataatgatttggagttgctacagtattctctaGATTAAGAGAACTATTGtagaaacttcaaaaaaaaaaaaaattggaaaagttttaggtttagagaatctgttggaattgattttttgggtttaatctCCAAAAAATGACTTTGGCTaatctattggagatgctcttagacTTTCACCCCAAGGAACTCTGTTTCCACTCTCCAAGAAATGCAATTTCTTTTTCCAATGGCTCAATTTttcatggaaaaataaatattgtggCTAATCACACAtcctaattaataaaaaaaaaattactttatggGTATGCATTTGGAGAAAGTATATGCTGTTTCTCCAGGTCAACATCCACGTGGTGTTTCTAAGTCCAATGAAAAAGTGACATGTGT includes the following:
- the LOC115985186 gene encoding mitogen-activated protein kinase kinase kinase 17-like, whose amino-acid sequence is MLLEWLDFVHKKGIVYCDIKPQNILLAPDETGLLVAKIADFGLAKSTLRDLEIGVRGTAMYIAPESIVDEIQLQPSDVWALDCVVLNMLTRRPIWKLNLDEGIEYLWKQIASVIPSIPDRISHLAKDFLLKCFVRNPEERSSVGSLLYHSFVNVVLHDMPEFEVVFLSSCAATSSDLEDKFKEEEVQEVYDDDIMEEDPSEIEIGNQVTLFGSSWASKEAVEAAVKLFNFVCVDNIIQLGSAVRFKKIEISDQHRLNLMERVLPRVIMI